The Thermococcus sp. genomic interval AGTTGACCCGCCGATACCGCTGATGCACCGCAGGCTTCCAAACGGGGAAGTGGAAAAGAACATCCGCGAGAAGGTTTTTCCTGAGGACTGGTTTCATCCGGCCTTCTGGCCCGAGCGGATAATGAAGGAACTCTACGAGGAACTGAGGAAAAAGTACGGGAGGAAGGTGGCGCGCTCCTACCTCTGGGAGCAGGCGAAGTGGCGGGCTTTAGCAGAGACCAACACCGCTGGGGCTAGGATTGCCAGAGTAGTCGTCCATCCCGACTACCGCTCCGACGGGCTGGGCCAGCTGAGCGTTAAGTCGGCCCTCGAGTGGATAGCCGAGAGGAGAATCCCTGAGATGAGGAAGAGGAAGCACATAGTTGAAACCATAGCCCAGATGGCGCGCTACAACCCCTTCTTCGAGAAGGTCGGCTTCAAGTTCCTCTGGGAAACTGCCAGCGGAAGGCCGGTCCTCTTCTACCCGCTCACGGACGAAGCTAAGGAGTACATCGAGCGCTTTTTAAGGGAAGACCCCTACGCCCCCAAAGATGGGAGGCTGTGGCGCCCGAGCTACGGGAAGGTTGAGCCCCTAAAGGGCCCGATAGTTTTCAGGAACGTCTCAAAGGTCTTCGAGAGCGAGCTGGACATCAAAGGCCTGCCCGAGGAAATACAGGAGCTTTTGAAGGCCTTTGGTGTAAGGCACCGCGTCATCCAGAGGCCCGTTTTGAGGAACCTCAACTTTGAGATAAAGCCCGGCGAGCTGGTTGCTGTTGTCGGGGCAAGTGGGGCTGGAAAAACGACCCTGCTGAGGCTCATTCTCGGCTCGGCCAACGGCTGGTGGGAGGAGCGCTTCAGGCCCACGAGCGGAGAGATAGAGGTGCCCGACAACGCCAGAGTTTCCGTCATGATTCCGGGCGAATTTGAGCCAGTCTTTGGCTCGGAGAGCATCCTTGAGCACGTTTACAGGAAGATTAAAGACCTTAATGCAGCGGTTGAAGTTCTCAACAGGGCGGGCTTGAGCGACGCCGTTCTCTACAGGGCGAAGTTTTCCGAGCTGAGCACTGGACAGAAGGAGAGGGCAAAGATAGCTTCGCTTTTGGCCGAGAAGCCGAACCTCCTCCTCATAGACGAGTTTGCGGCACATCTCGATACGCTTACGGCCATGCGCGTTGCCAAGAAGGTCGCCGAGATAATCCGCGAGGCCGGGATAACGGCGCTGATAATCACCCACAGGCCGGAGGTCGTTAAGGCCCTAGACCCGGATAAACTGCTCTTCGTCGGCTATGGAACCGCGAAGCTGGAGGCGCATAGAAAATCAAAGAACGCCGAGCCGAGCCAGTGAAGGAGAAAACTTGGGAGGAAGCTCTCCCCTTCCAAATCCATTTTTGCAAAGATTATCCCCGCTATGAACGCGTAGGGCACCTCAATCCCCGGTTTTCCGACGTGGACGAGCGTGTAGGGGATATCCTGGAGGAGTACAGCGAGCCATTCATTTTTTCTAGCGAGGGGGAAGAGGAGGAAGCCCCTGTAGAAGGCCTCGTGGGCGAGCATTATCAAACCCATTCCGAGCTCGCCGAGCAAAAACGTCGCGACTCCAGAATACGGGAAGACCGGGTAGTAGTTTCTCATTGACGGAATCGTTGCCCCGTAGATGCTCAGCGGGATGGAGAGAATGAAGAGAAGGAGGAAAAGAACGAGCCCCCTCCTCTTGGGCTTTGAGAGGCCGACCTCCTCTGGCCTGTAATCGAGGGCCGTGGAGACGAGTAAGGGAACGAGGAGATAAGCTACCAGAACCACCGCAACGTGGCCCCAGAAGGTAGTCCTGACCAGCCAGGGGACTAAGCTCAGGGGGAGAAGCAAAAGAAAGAGGATGTAATCCTTCATGCTCACTCCTTCTCAGCCTGCTCCTCGGTTTCCACCTTCTTCTCTTCGGCTTCATCACTTTCCTCGCTTTCTTCAGCGTTCTCTTCATCCCCTTCCTCTTCAGTTGCTTCCCCGGCTTTTTCCACCTCTTCCTTCTCCTCTGCTCCCTCTTCGCTTTCGGCCTCCTCTTCCTCGCCGGGTGGCTTTAGGAGCTCCTCAACGCTCGGCTTGAAGGTTATCTCCTCGTAACCGAGGAACTTGAGGTCGCTTTCGAGGAGTATCTCGCCGAGGGCCAATGTGCCCCTGTCGGTCTCGTCGAGAACGGGTGTGAAGTCAACCACCACGTCCTTCTCGCCGACCTCTATGATGACCTTGTTGGCATCAACCCTCGGGAGGCGGAGCTCTATCATTGCCTTGACCTTCTCTATCGGGTCTTCGATTTTCTCAACGACCTCGACCTCGTAGATCAGATGTTTTCCAGCGTAGGGGTGGTTGAAGTCAACCCTAACGCGACCACCGCTAACGGTCAGAACCCTTCCCTTGAGCTTCCTTCCGCTCTCGGTCTCTATCTCGACGGGCATGCCCGGGAAGGGGACGAGCCCACTCTTCCTGAACTGGCCGAGTGTGAAGGTCTTGATGAGCTTCCTGTCCCTCTTTCCGAAGCCCTTCTCGGGCGGAACCTCAATTTCGTACTTCTTGCCGACCTCAAGACCCTCTAAGGCTTCATCGAGCCCTTTTATAACGTGGCCGGCCCCAACTGCCACGGGAACCGGGCCGTAAACGCCGTCCTCCCTGTAAATGCCAGCCTTCTTCGCTATTTCCTCATCGGTTGTGTCAAAAATCTCGCCGGTCTCCTTTATCCTGCCGGTGTAGCGGAGCCTTATGACGTCTCCTTTCTCAACCTTGACCATGACTGCAACCCCCTTTTTCTGTTCTACTCCCTCTTTGGAACTCGGTTTTTAAGCTTTCCCGACGATAACCTAATAAAACCGCCCCGCCACTTCCCTTTGGTGATGGAGAAAATGGCCATCAGGGTTTACAACACCCTCACCCGACAGAAGGAAGAGTTCAGGCCCCTCAGGGAAGGCGAGGTGAGAATGTACGTTTGCGGCCCGACGGTTTACGATTATCCCCATCTCGGCCACGCGAGGACGTACATAGCCTTCGACGTTATACGGCGCTATCTGGAGCACAGGGGCTACACGGTTCTCATGGTGATGAACTTTACCGATATAGACGACAAGATAATAAAGAGGGCCAACGAGACCGGTGAAGACCCGAAGGAGCTCGCCGAGAGGTTTTTGAGGATATTCCTTGAAGACATGGAGGCTTTGAAGGTTAAACCCGCCGACGTGTATCCCCGCGTTACTGAGCACATGGACGACATAATAGAGTTCGTGAAGAAGCTCCAGGAGAAGGGCTACGCCTACGAGGGAAGCGACGGGGTTTACTTCGAGGTCAGGAAGTTCAGGGAATACGGCAAGCTGAGCAAAATAAGGCTGGAAGACCTCGTTAAAGGGGCCCGCGTTGAGCCCGGCGAGGGGAAGAAAAATCCCGAGGACTTCGCCCTATGGAAGAAGGCCAAGCCCGGTGAGCCCAAATGGGAAAGCCCCTGGGGAGAGGGGAGGCCGGGCTGGCACATAGAGTGCTCCACGATGAGCAGTAAATACCTCGGCGAGAGCTTCGACATCCACGGCGGGGGAAACGACCTCATCTTCCCGCACCACGAGAACGAGATAGCCCAGAGCGAGGCCTGCTTCGGCCACGAGTGGGTCCGCTACTGGCTCCACACGGGCTTCGTCATGGTTGATGGGGAGAAGATGAGCAAGAGCCTCGGGAACTTCGTCACCGTCAGGGAGCTCCTCCAGAGATACAGCCCCGAGGTGATAAGACTCTTCGTTCTGCAGAGGCACTACCGCTCGCCCCTCGACTACACCGAGGAGGGCCTGATGCACGCCAAGAACAACCTTGAGAGGCTCTACAACACCCTTGAGAACATCCGCGTGGCGATGGAAAAGGCCGAGATAGCCTTCAGGTGGGAAAAGCCCGAGTTCGAGGCCTACGAGGCCATAAGAAATGCCAGGAAGAAGTTTTACGACGCGATGGACGACGACTTCAACACCGCCGAGGCCCTCAGGGCCCTCTTCGAGGTCAGCAACGCGGTCAACCGCTATCTAACTCTCGTCGAGAGGCCAAAGGAGAGCATCCTGAGGAAGGCCCTTGAGTTCTTTAGGACTGCCGGAGAGGTCTTCGGTCTCTTCGAGGACTACTTCCGCGAAGAGAAGGCCAGCAACGAGGAAGCCCTGATAAAGCTCCTCGTAGAGGTTCGCGCCCAGCTAAGGAAGGAGAGGAAGTTCGAGCTAGCGGACAAAATAAGGGCCGAGCTCAGGAACCTCGGAATCCAGCTTGAAGATACTCCAGAGGGAACCGTGTGGAAGAGGATAAAGGTCTGAGGTTTTCTTTTTATTCTCCCAGAGTCCTATTGCAACGGCTATTGTGCTTAAGAAGACCATAACGGCGTCTTATCGTTTCAATTCTCCTAAAGTCTTATTGCAACCCAGTTCTCGCTCTATGACCTCGACGCGCTCGTATTCGTTTCAATTCTCCTAAAGTCTTATTGCAACATTTCTAACCTTATCCGAGAGGCTATGACCAAGTTCGTTTCAATTCTCCTAAAGTCTTATTGCAACGGAGCATGGACAGTAAGCCTCGCCATCCAGCCCGGAGGTTTCAATTCTCCTAAAGTCTTATTGCAACGTTTCAGGTGGGAAAACTTCAGCGTTTGTATAAACCTGGTTTCAATTCTCCTAAAGTCTTATTGCAACTCATTATAGTGGAGTATGCTCTTTTGCTTGTTGCCAAGTTTCAATTCTCCTAAAGTCTTATTGCAACGAGAAAGCTAGGATACCCTGTAGAGACCGGTAAGTTTCAATTCTCCTAAAGTCTTATTGCAACTTTTACACCGTAGATGACCCAGAAGACCTCGCAGAGGCCCTGTTTCAATTCTCCTAAAGTCTTATTGCAACTCGCTATTGAGCTAATAGATAAGAAGTTTGACAAAGTTTCAATTCTC includes:
- a CDS encoding ATP-binding cassette domain-containing protein; the protein is MLVRGKVAGSEIPRFKHRWFGVLDVETNTGTYRLYMTGNVAQWFLTGDEVEIEITDKPREKEGFKVLDFDDYKLWKFYSGEKVLVWPLWEKDVEAKRYSPLTGELLYTYRIRAREAKYESDFEAIAELEQYHYASQKEKVALWRCENGHIFEANTREKCPVCGSEDVHILEIKGSTPASRFLILELVEREEYEPRILSYVRVDPPIPLMHRRLPNGEVEKNIREKVFPEDWFHPAFWPERIMKELYEELRKKYGRKVARSYLWEQAKWRALAETNTAGARIARVVVHPDYRSDGLGQLSVKSALEWIAERRIPEMRKRKHIVETIAQMARYNPFFEKVGFKFLWETASGRPVLFYPLTDEAKEYIERFLREDPYAPKDGRLWRPSYGKVEPLKGPIVFRNVSKVFESELDIKGLPEEIQELLKAFGVRHRVIQRPVLRNLNFEIKPGELVAVVGASGAGKTTLLRLILGSANGWWEERFRPTSGEIEVPDNARVSVMIPGEFEPVFGSESILEHVYRKIKDLNAAVEVLNRAGLSDAVLYRAKFSELSTGQKERAKIASLLAEKPNLLLIDEFAAHLDTLTAMRVAKKVAEIIREAGITALIITHRPEVVKALDPDKLLFVGYGTAKLEAHRKSKNAEPSQ
- the mrtA gene encoding CPBP family archaeomyxosortase MrtA; this translates as MKDYILFLLLLPLSLVPWLVRTTFWGHVAVVLVAYLLVPLLVSTALDYRPEEVGLSKPKRRGLVLFLLLFILSIPLSIYGATIPSMRNYYPVFPYSGVATFLLGELGMGLIMLAHEAFYRGFLLFPLARKNEWLAVLLQDIPYTLVHVGKPGIEVPYAFIAGIIFAKMDLEGESFLPSFLLHWLGSAFFDFLCASSFAVP
- a CDS encoding peptidylprolyl isomerase, translating into MVKVEKGDVIRLRYTGRIKETGEIFDTTDEEIAKKAGIYREDGVYGPVPVAVGAGHVIKGLDEALEGLEVGKKYEIEVPPEKGFGKRDRKLIKTFTLGQFRKSGLVPFPGMPVEIETESGRKLKGRVLTVSGGRVRVDFNHPYAGKHLIYEVEVVEKIEDPIEKVKAMIELRLPRVDANKVIIEVGEKDVVVDFTPVLDETDRGTLALGEILLESDLKFLGYEEITFKPSVEELLKPPGEEEEAESEEGAEEKEEVEKAGEATEEEGDEENAEESEESDEAEEKKVETEEQAEKE
- the cysS gene encoding cysteine--tRNA ligase, which translates into the protein MAIRVYNTLTRQKEEFRPLREGEVRMYVCGPTVYDYPHLGHARTYIAFDVIRRYLEHRGYTVLMVMNFTDIDDKIIKRANETGEDPKELAERFLRIFLEDMEALKVKPADVYPRVTEHMDDIIEFVKKLQEKGYAYEGSDGVYFEVRKFREYGKLSKIRLEDLVKGARVEPGEGKKNPEDFALWKKAKPGEPKWESPWGEGRPGWHIECSTMSSKYLGESFDIHGGGNDLIFPHHENEIAQSEACFGHEWVRYWLHTGFVMVDGEKMSKSLGNFVTVRELLQRYSPEVIRLFVLQRHYRSPLDYTEEGLMHAKNNLERLYNTLENIRVAMEKAEIAFRWEKPEFEAYEAIRNARKKFYDAMDDDFNTAEALRALFEVSNAVNRYLTLVERPKESILRKALEFFRTAGEVFGLFEDYFREEKASNEEALIKLLVEVRAQLRKERKFELADKIRAELRNLGIQLEDTPEGTVWKRIKV